In Candidatus Eisenbacteria bacterium, the DNA window GCGCGCCTTTCACGCTGACGGTGCGCGCGGTGGACTCCTACTGGAACCTCGTCCCCGGAATCGGCCACCGGGTCGCGCTCGGTTCGACCGACGCCTTCGCGAGCATGCCCGCCGAGACGACGCTCGCCAACGGGCAGGTCCTGATCCCGGCGCGTCTCTATAGGAGCGGGGGTCAGCGCATCTGGGCGAGCGACGTCGACAACACGTCGGTCCATCCCGACACGTCGAGCGCCGTCACCATCATAGGCGGAACGTTCTCGAGGGTCCTGATCTTGGCGCCGGGGGAGTCCCCCGCGCCGGGCACCTCGACGGGCCGCAACGGAACCGCGACGGACCAATCGATCAATTACGCGTTCACCGTCACCGTCATGGCCGCCGATCAGTGGTGGAATCCGGTCGGAGGCGTGAGCGACGTCGTGCACGTCGCCTCGGGCGATCCCCTGGCGCAGCTTCCGCCGGATCAGGCGATGGTGAACGGCGTCGCCCAGATGTCGATGCGCCTTTCGACCGGTGGATTCCAGCAGATCAGCGTCTCCGACGTGACGAACCCATCGAAGCAAGGGAGCACGACCCAAGTCCGGGCGATCTCGAGCGGGTTCCATCTCGAGGCTTCGGTTTCCCCCACGAGCGCGCGCGCCGGTGAGCCGTTCACGCTCACGGTCAAGGTCACGAACGACGCCGGGAGCGTGATCCAGGAGATCAACTCATTCGTGACGATCGAGGTGCGGAACGCGTCCAACCAAGCCGCGGGACGGGGGACCCTCCTCACCACCCAGTTCCAGCTCCTCCAAGGACAGCGCGCCATCTCGGAGACGTACACCTACCCCGAGCCGATCGTCATGGTGGCGCGCGACGACGCGGGGAACGCACCCGCGACGAGCAACGCCATCGCGATCACGCCGGGACCGCCGTCCGCGGTGCGCCTGAGCAGCGATCCTCCGTGGCTTGGTGGAAACAAACACGCGACGATCCTGGCCCGCGTCGTGGACGAATTTGAAAACGGGGTCCCCGACCAGGCGGTTTCCTTCAGCCTGCTCTCGGGCACCGGAGCGCTGGGCGCATCCGACAGCATGACCAACGCCGCGGGTGAAGCGCGGGCCGACTTCGTGAGCCCCAGATACCCCGAGCACGATCGGATCCGGGCCTCGTCGAACGGACTCACGCGCGACCTGGATCTCGAGGTGGCGTTCGTGGATCCGACCGTCGGCGGCGGGACGGCATTCAGCTATCCCAATCCGTTCCATCCGCCGGAGCAGCCCGCGACGATCGCCTACAAGATCAACGACGATGCCGCCGTGACGCTCCGAATCTTCACGCAGGGCGGAACCCTGGTCTTACGACAGGACTTTGGCCGGGGCGACCTGGGCGGTCGCGCGGGCCTGAACTCGTTCCTCTGGAACGGGAGGAACGGCAAGGGCGAAGTGGTCTCGAGCGGAGGCTACATCGTGTTGATCGAGGCCCAGGGCACGGGTGAAACCCTACACGTCATCCGCCGCAAGATCGCGGTGGTTCGATAAGCGAGGAGGATCCATGAACCGCATGCTCGTTGCCGCTGTCCGGAGCCTCGCGCTCGCCGCGGCGCTCGCAGTCGTCACCGGCCCCGCGTGGGCCGAGGATGAAACAGGGGGCGCGCCGGGATCGTGGCTCTCCGAATACGTGGGGGCCCGGACCTTGGGGTTGGGCGGTGCCTTTGTCGGCGCGGCCGACGACGCCTCCTCGGTCGTCTGGAACCCGGCCGGCCTGAGCATGCTCGTGCCAAACGAGCTCCGCTTCGACATCGCACGGCTCTTCGAGGACACATCGGTCAGCGCGTTCGAATTCGCCGTTCCCGGCAACAAGCTGCCGAGCTTCGGCCTGAGCGTCCTCACCCTCCGCTCCGGCAACTTCGAGCGCACGAACGAGCTGAACGATCCCCTCGGAACGTTTCAGGAGAGCCAGACAGCCTACATCTTCACGATGGCACGCGCGCTGACGCCGCGGGTTTCGCTCGGGGTCAACACGAAGCTTGTCCGCCAGAGCATCGAAGACTTCAGCGGCGGCGGGGTCGGCTTCGACGTCGGCGGGATCTTCAACCTCACCCCGACGCTCCGTGTCGGCGCCTCCGCGCTCAACCTGGGCGGGCCGAGCATCACGCTCCGCAGCTCCCAGGAGACCTATCCCACCCAGTTCCGTGGCGGATTCTCGGCGGGCGTCCTCCGGGGACGCGGCCTGATCACCGCGGAGCTGGACCATACGCAAAACGCGAGACTCACGATCCACGGCGGCTCCGAGTACTGGGTGCAGCCCGCGTTCGCGCTCCGGGTAGGCATGAATGACCAGCACGCCAGCGGCGGGTTCAGCTACCGCACGGGGGGCCATTACCA includes these proteins:
- a CDS encoding PorV/PorQ family protein gives rise to the protein MNRMLVAAVRSLALAAALAVVTGPAWAEDETGGAPGSWLSEYVGARTLGLGGAFVGAADDASSVVWNPAGLSMLVPNELRFDIARLFEDTSVSAFEFAVPGNKLPSFGLSVLTLRSGNFERTNELNDPLGTFQESQTAYIFTMARALTPRVSLGVNTKLVRQSIEDFSGGGVGFDVGGIFNLTPTLRVGASALNLGGPSITLRSSQETYPTQFRGGFSAGVLRGRGLITAELDHTQNARLTIHGGSEYWVQPAFALRVGMNDQHASGGFSYRTGGHYQFDYGVSDHVLGIVHRIGISYRFGGFYASAKAEPEIFSPTGESAVTKILLGSRTKSEADSWSLSLINKTDEVVRRFGGKGSPPAHLLWDGKDESGMPLPDGIYRYQLVVHDSVGREIVSPTHTVEISTGGPQGAVPVIPVQP